In the Parafrankia irregularis genome, CCGTCGCCGGGCTGGACCAGCCGCACACCGTCCCGGTCGCGACCACCGCCGCCACGCTCGCCCTGCCCGACGACCAGCTCGACCCAGCCCCCGCCCGCTGGCTGCCCCTCACCTCCAGCGGCGCCGGCCGGCTCACCCTCGACCAGCTGCCCCGGGCTTGGCCCCGGCTGCCCGCACCCGCGCCGGTGTCCGACCGGCCGGACGTCATCCCCGCTGGATCGGGGCTGCGCCCGCCGGCGCCGATGCCGCCCGAGAAGTACCGGGGGTGAGCGGCCACGACCAGATACCTCGCCGGAGCGGTGGCCGCCGTGGTGCTGCTCATCGTGATGATGGGAGCCGCCGCCGGGGCGGCGCAACGCGTCCTGTGCCTGCCGGTCGTCGGCTGGTTCCTCGGCTGCAACAGTGGTGGCAGCCCCAGCCAGACCGCACTCGACGACATCCCCGCCGACTACCTGAACCTCTACCTGCGGGCAGCCCCGACCTGCCCCGGCCTGTCCTGGACGACCCTCGCCGCCATCGGCAAAGTTGAATCCGATCATGGTCGCAGTCGGCTGCCGGGCGTGGCCAGCGGCACCAACAGTGCCGGGGCCGGCGGGACCATGCAATTCCTCGCGACGACGTTCGCCGAGGTCGTCGCCCGCCACCCGCTACCGGCGGGCGGCGCAAACCCGCCGTCGCTCTACAACGCCCAGGACGCTGTCTACGCTGCGGCGTTCTACCTGTGCGACAATCACGTCGCAGCCGATCTGACCGGTGCCCTGTGGGCCTATAACCATTCAGACGCCTATGTCGCGCAGGTCGTCACCCAGGCCACCGAGTACAGCTCAACCGGCGGCGATTTCGGAGCCGACACCGCACCGTCCGACGCCGGCTACGCCGCCGTCATCTACGCCCAGGGCCAGCTCGGCATCCCCTACCTGTGGGGTGGAGACGGACCCCAGTTGACTGAACTACCAGATGGCCGGGTCAAGGTCACCGGCGGTTTTGACTGCTCGGGTCTGACTCGTGCTGCCTATGCGGCAGCCGGGGTCAACTTGCCCCGAACCGCCCAGCAACAGTACGAAGCGGGACCGCTGGTTCCCGCAAGCTCGGTCCTGCAGCCGGGGGACCTGCTGTTCTTCGGGACCGGGCCTGGTGATGTCACGCACGTCGGGATTGCAATCTCGTCAACTCAAATGATTAATGCTCCTCATCGGGGTGCCGTCGTCCGCATCGACTCGATCTGGCGCAATCTTGTAGGGGTAACACGGCCTGCGGATCGGGGATGAAGGTGACCACGGTGTGGCTGGATAGGAATAGTGATTTTCGCTGTGTGTCCGTCCACCGTCGTAACCGAAGGGCATGGCGACAATCAGACCACTGGATCGCGTGGAGGTTCCGGCGTGGTGAGCGCCCGTTCTCTGCGTCTGTCCGCTGGAGTAGGGCGATGATCGATACTGAGAATGAGTCGCGAGACTTGGCCGCGCTGGTAGTGCCTTGTGTCGGATGCCTGCGAGACACGGGCGAGCTGTTCGAGCCGTACCGTCTGCTGGACGGAACTGGGCGTGTTGTGGAGCCGGTCACGGTCTATTTGAAGGATCTGCAGGCAGCAGGCCGGTCGGCGGCAACGCAACGCTCCTATGGGCTGGACCTTCTTCGCTGGTTCCGTTTCCTGTGGGCGGTTGATGTGTCCTGGGATGCGGCGGGCAGAGTCGAAGCGCGTGACTTCTCCAGCTGGCTGAGAACTATCGACAAGCCGGCGCGGAGCCAGCGAACGAGGAAAGTATCGGGGGCGGGGCGCCCGAACCCAGTCACGGGAAGGCCGGCCCCGGGGGTGAAGTATGCGGCCCGTACAGTCGCGCATAGCGAAACCGTCCTGCGCGCCTTCTATGATTGCCACCGGCGCTGGGGTAGTGGGCCTGTCATAAATCCGTTTCCGCTGGTCCGGCAGCGGGAGGACCAGGGACGGCCCCATGCACACCATAATCCGCTGGAGCCGTTTCGCAACACGAGGGTCGGCTTGTATCGTCCGGGCATCCCGAAGCGGGTACCTCGCGCGATCCCGGACGAGCGCTTCAACGAGTTGTTCGCGGCGTTGCTGAGCCACCGCGACCGTGCACTGGTTGCGTTTTACGTGTCAACCGGTGCTCGCGCGTCCGAGCTGTTGGGGGCTACCCAGGTTGATGCTGACCCAGGCCAGCAATTGATCAGCGTTGTGAGGAAAGGTTCCCGGACAATCCAGCGGCTGCCGGCGTCTCCGGATGCCTTCGTATGGCTTCGTCTGTATCAGCAGGAGGTTCATGATCTGGCGCCGTCCGGACCGGACTGCCCCCTCTGGTGGACATTGCGGCGGCCGGCTCGCCCCTTGACTTATCATGCCGCCAGGGCGGCCCTCAACCGGGCGCAGGCCATGTTGGGGAGTAACTGGACCTTGCATGATTTTCGTCATACGGCCGCCTACCGTATGGCACGGGATCCCCAGGTGGCATTGACCGACGTGCAATGGGTCCTCGGGCACGCCAGCCTGACGACGACGCAGATCTACACGACACCGTTCGAAGACGAGGTCCTCGCCGGAATGCGCGCTCACCATGCCCGCCAGGCCGCGGGCCTTGTCGCGCCACCGCCTCCGCCGGCCGTGGGATACCGGCCTGACAGCCTGCAGGTCCTTTTCCCCGGGAGAACGCCGTGACCGAGGTCTTGGATCGGCCGGATCCATCCATCGGGTCACATTCCATTGTCAGGAAACCCGGGACGATGCGCGGCACCGCTGGCGCTGCCGCGCGTCTGCGGATACAGTTCCCGCCGCGGGCAGTTCCGGGGTCGTGGCCGGAAACCTTCCTTGGCAGTCGTGACATCGTTGAGCTCCTTGTTCCCCCGCCCTACGGGTCTGACAAGCAGGCCGTGCAATGGAAACGACGCAGCGGCATCACCGGCGTCCTGCGGTGGCTGCAGGGCCATTCAGGCGCTACCTGGCAGCAGCGATGGCTCGCCACAGGAGTGCAGGAGATCGACGGGAAGCACTGGCGGGAAATAGCCGTGCAATGGCTGCGGGGAGTCGGCGACGACACCAACGAGCCCTGTCTCTCGACTGGCCTGCTCGCCTTGATCTGCGGGGATGTGATCCGGCCCGGGGTGCGGTGGATGATGACCCGTCATTCCCCGCGTTTCCAAGCGGCCATGGAACGTTCCCGTGACCCCGACGGTTTCGCCCGGCTGCGGGCCTGCGCGCGGGAGAACCCTGCCGCGGCGCCGCTGATGGTCCGTCTCGCTCTCTACCGCACCGCCACGATCATGGCTTGCAAAGGCGGACTCATCGCCGATATCGTCCCCGGCGATTGCGTGGAGTTGCTGGACGTCCAAAGCTCGGTGCAGGCCAAAGGTGGAACCTGCAAGACCTATTTTTACCAGCTCCTGCACGACGCCGGGATCTTCTCTCCCGATGCGCCACCCACGATACGGGCCTTCCGCGGCGCAACCGGACAGCTCACCGTCGAGGCGCTCGTGGATCGGTTCGCTCTACGCTGCCGGCCGGTGCGGAATCTCCTCGTCGAGTATCTGCGTTACCGGCAGCCAGCAGTGGACTACGTCAGCTTGAAGGAACTCGCGGAAAAGCTCGCGGGCCTGTTCTGGGGAGACCTGGAGCGCCACCATCCCGGAATCTACTCCCTCCACCTTCCCGACGAGGTCGCCACGGCTTGGAAGCAACGCATCCAAGTGAGAACTACGAAGGCGGCCGACACTGACGGGGGTTTCGTCGACGTGGAGACCCCGCGGGCGAACGCCAAGAGCTGCATGTTCGCAGTCCGTGCCTTCTATCTTGACATTGCGCAGTGGGCGTTGGAAGACCCAGCCCGTTGGGGCCCTTGGGCCGCGCCCTGCCCCGTCACGCCTGCCGACGTCAATCGGTGGAAAGAGCGGATGCGCCGCAAGGCGCGGATGGACCAGCGCACCCGCGAGCGCCTGCCGCACCTGCCCGCCCTTGTCCGCATTGTCGAGAAGCGTCGCCATGACACCGCGGAGCGTCTCGCCGTCGCTCGCCGCACCGACCCCGGTGAGACCTTCACCATCGCGGACCGCACATTTCTACGGCCACTCATGCCGACCGCTGGCGGCACGAAGGTCTGGGCCGACGACCAGAACAGCGGCGTTCGCCACGACCTGACCTTTGAAGAACACGAAGCGTTCTGGGCATGGGCAACGGTGGAAATCCTGCGACACACCGGAATCCGGGCAGAGGAACTCCTCGAACTCACCCACCACAGCTTCATCCAATACCAGCTTCCCGCCACCGGCGAGCTGGTTCCCCTCCTACAGATAGCGCCGTCAAAAACTGACACCGAACGCCTTCTGCTGATCAGCCCGGAACTCGCCGACGTCCTCAGCGCCGTGGTCTGCCGCGTCCGCGACGCCACTGGAACCGTGCCTCTCGTCCCCTCCTACGACATCCACGAATGCGTCTGGCTTCCGCCGATGCCTCTGCTGTTCCAACGACGCTGGGGCGCCGAAAACCGAGCGAT is a window encoding:
- a CDS encoding C40 family peptidase; this encodes MVLLIVMMGAAAGAAQRVLCLPVVGWFLGCNSGGSPSQTALDDIPADYLNLYLRAAPTCPGLSWTTLAAIGKVESDHGRSRLPGVASGTNSAGAGGTMQFLATTFAEVVARHPLPAGGANPPSLYNAQDAVYAAAFYLCDNHVAADLTGALWAYNHSDAYVAQVVTQATEYSSTGGDFGADTAPSDAGYAAVIYAQGQLGIPYLWGGDGPQLTELPDGRVKVTGGFDCSGLTRAAYAAAGVNLPRTAQQQYEAGPLVPASSVLQPGDLLFFGTGPGDVTHVGIAISSTQMINAPHRGAVVRIDSIWRNLVGVTRPADRG
- a CDS encoding tyrosine-type recombinase/integrase; protein product: MIDTENESRDLAALVVPCVGCLRDTGELFEPYRLLDGTGRVVEPVTVYLKDLQAAGRSAATQRSYGLDLLRWFRFLWAVDVSWDAAGRVEARDFSSWLRTIDKPARSQRTRKVSGAGRPNPVTGRPAPGVKYAARTVAHSETVLRAFYDCHRRWGSGPVINPFPLVRQREDQGRPHAHHNPLEPFRNTRVGLYRPGIPKRVPRAIPDERFNELFAALLSHRDRALVAFYVSTGARASELLGATQVDADPGQQLISVVRKGSRTIQRLPASPDAFVWLRLYQQEVHDLAPSGPDCPLWWTLRRPARPLTYHAARAALNRAQAMLGSNWTLHDFRHTAAYRMARDPQVALTDVQWVLGHASLTTTQIYTTPFEDEVLAGMRAHHARQAAGLVAPPPPPAVGYRPDSLQVLFPGRTP
- a CDS encoding tyrosine-type recombinase/integrase, with translation MTEVLDRPDPSIGSHSIVRKPGTMRGTAGAAARLRIQFPPRAVPGSWPETFLGSRDIVELLVPPPYGSDKQAVQWKRRSGITGVLRWLQGHSGATWQQRWLATGVQEIDGKHWREIAVQWLRGVGDDTNEPCLSTGLLALICGDVIRPGVRWMMTRHSPRFQAAMERSRDPDGFARLRACARENPAAAPLMVRLALYRTATIMACKGGLIADIVPGDCVELLDVQSSVQAKGGTCKTYFYQLLHDAGIFSPDAPPTIRAFRGATGQLTVEALVDRFALRCRPVRNLLVEYLRYRQPAVDYVSLKELAEKLAGLFWGDLERHHPGIYSLHLPDEVATAWKQRIQVRTTKAADTDGGFVDVETPRANAKSCMFAVRAFYLDIAQWALEDPARWGPWAAPCPVTPADVNRWKERMRRKARMDQRTRERLPHLPALVRIVEKRRHDTAERLAVARRTDPGETFTIADRTFLRPLMPTAGGTKVWADDQNSGVRHDLTFEEHEAFWAWATVEILRHTGIRAEELLELTHHSFIQYQLPATGELVPLLQIAPSKTDTERLLLISPELADVLSAVVCRVRDATGTVPLVPSYDIHECVWLPPMPLLFQRRWGAENRAIPRRSIEKALSNALAHSGLTGPDQKPLDFTPHDFRRIFVTDAVMSGLPPHIAQAICGHRDINTTMGYKATYPEETIEAHRAWISRRRSVRPSEEYRTPTEQEWEDFFGHFQRRKVSLGTCGRAYNTPCIHEHACIRCPMLRPDPAQRPRLVEVHDNLQARISEAEQQGWLGEIEGLTISLAAAEAKLTDLDRLTNRQTTVHLGMPSVHHLVARTITTNAPENRSPE